A stretch of the Pongo pygmaeus isolate AG05252 chromosome 16, NHGRI_mPonPyg2-v2.0_pri, whole genome shotgun sequence genome encodes the following:
- the PIGBOS1 gene encoding protein PIGBOS1, which produces MFRRLTFAQLLFATVLGIAGGVYIFQPVFEQYAKDQKELKEKMQLVQESEEKKS; this is translated from the coding sequence ATGTTTAGGAGATTGACTTTTGCACAGCTGCTTTTTGCCACTGTCCTTGGAATTGCTGGAGGAGTATATATTTTTCAACCAGTATTTGAACAGTATGCCAAAGATCAgaaggaattaaaagaaaagatgcaGTTGGTACAAGaatcagaagagaagaaaagttaA